The stretch of DNA GCTTTCCCTGTAGTTTACTTGGGGAGCACCAACATTAGCTTCTACCTGCATAAACAAATGTTAGATAacttaaatatataaacatgGGATAACCtgagagaaaaaaatacaaCCATGCTAACTGAATAACTGATACTAAAAATTGTCGTAAACAAAATAAAGCATATAACCTTATATTCTCTTTTGAGACGATCGACAATGATTTCAAGATGCAATTCTCCCATTCCTTCGATCACTGTCTGGTTTATCTCTTCATCACGGGAGAAGTGGAAAGAAGGGTCTTCCTGTGCAAGCTTGACTAAACCAGCTGCCATCTTGTCAATATCAGCTTTAGTTTTGGGTTCAATCGCAATCTTAATAACAGGATCGGGGAAGTCCATCCGCTCAAGAACAACTGGGCTCTCGGGGTCACACAATGTTTCACCTGTTACAGTATCTTTTAAACCAGCAAGAGCAATAATATCCCCGGTTAAAGCTACTTTAACGTCTTCTCTGCTGTTTGCGTGCATTTCTAGAAGTCTACCAATCCTCTCCTTTTTCCCTTTGTTTGAATTTAGTACATAAGACCCTGCAGATAGTTTTCCAGAATACACCCTGACAAATGTAAGGGAACCTACAAATGAATCACTCATGATCTTAAAAGCTAGTCCAGAAAATGGTTCATCGTCACTTGCTATCCTCTCTATTGTTGCTTCTGGATTTTCAGGGTCGGTACCATTCATTGGCGGTACGTCAAGTGGTGATGGTAGATAATCCACTACGGCATCTAGCAATGGTTGGACTCCCTTGTTTTTGAAAGCTGATCCACACAACACTGGCACAAAAGTGGCAGCTATGGATCCCTTcctgattaatttttttacagtttCTTCATCTGGTTCAACTCCTTCTAGGTAGTTCTCCATAGCCTCGTCGTCTAACTCAACTACGGCTTCAATCAACCGAGATCTGTAATCCTGGGCCTGATCTAGGAGATCTGCAGGTATATCTTCATAAGAAAACTTGGCACCTAGTTCTTCTCCACCCCAAACTATAGCTTTCATCCTAACGAGATCAATAACTCCCTTAAAGCTATCTTCTGCACCAATTGGTAGCTGAAGTACAAGTGGTTTAGCACCTAAATTTGTCACTATCATGTCTATTGTTCGGAAAAAATTTGCGCCAAGACGGTCCATTTTATTGACAAAACAAATTCGAGGGACCCCATATCTATCAGCTTGCCTCCACACGGTTTCTGATTGTGGTTCCACACCAGCAACACTGTCAAACAAGCATATAGCTCCATCCAACACCCTAAGAGCACGCTCCACTTCTAAGGTGAAGTCGACATGACCAGGAGTATCAATGATGTTGATCCTGTGCTTATCCCAAAATGTGGTGGTTGCAGCAGAAGTAATGGTAATCCCtctttcttgttcttgttccATCCAGTCCATTGTTGCTGTTCCCTCGTGTACCTCTCCAATTTTGTAGTTTCTTCCGGTATAGAAGAGAATTCGTTCGGTTGTAGTTGTCTTTCCAGCGTCTATGTGAGCCATGATGCCAATGTTGCGATAATCCTTCAATGGGACAGTACGTTTTGCATCTGTAACGGAAGTTAAAAAGTGTCATTTCATATGTGTAAGTTGGTGCATAAAACGGATTGAAATTTTCACATGACAAGGTTATTAAAAGTATTGTATCTATCTATGTTTCGATAAATTTTGATAGTATCTTATCTATTTAATACCTAAAAAGGGAgagacaaataaaaaatcttcaCTTGAACTTGTTATTAGAAAATCCAAATGGGAGGAAGGCAAATTACATTAGAGATCATTTTCAAAAGCATGAAAGCAAATTACATTAGAGATTAACGGATATGCACTGTCAGTGTAACATTTGTTTGTCGTCGTGATGAGTGGTAATTGGTTGTTAGTGTAAAACAATTGTACACTGAAAGTGCATATCCTTTAATCTCAATTTCATTGGAGAAAAAGGAATAtacactgacagtgtaaaataattttacactatcaaccaCTTCACTCCACTTTATTAATATGATATGGAAGATTGAACCATTCTTATTGGTTGcaagtgtaaaattaatttacaccgaCCGTGCCTATCCTTTCATTATAGTTTTCAACAACAAAGTTGGGCCATAACCATAACACACATAAAGATAGAAAACTATATCTTCTTTAAGGACTCTCATCTCATAAAAGCCATACTATCCATATGATGCTCGTTCCTCCCAATAGAAAATCAAACACTATCttctcaaacaaacaaactatGACAAGTCATGAAAATTCAAGCACACATGTAAATTTTAAggataacataaaaataaacaccaaaCGAAAAAGGGTGTTaattttttacaacaaaaatacattttgaTTACTTCTAAGAAACCAACCAAATTAAAATCATAGACTGAAACAAAAACATGTTACAGAACAGTAAATAGTGAAAGAGATATACCTTCGGGAACAGACATAGCGAAAACTGAGAaatttcttcttgttcttcttgaACCAAGATGAGATGAATTGGAGTTAATTCGAGTAGTTGTTCCAAGGAATTGTGATGAACGAGAGTGTTGTTGAGGGGGAAAAGACATTCCTGAAGACATGAAACGAACGGGAGAAAGAAGGGTTGGCCTCCTCCGGTGAGAAGCATTGAGAGTAGAGAATGAAGAAGTGGCTACTTGAAATGACTCTGCAGCCATGTTTTTGAGCTTTTTCTTGTATCGCTGTGTTTGGGATAAACAAAAGCCACACACACGAGAGAGATGAGAGACAGTGGCCTCTAGTTTTCGGTAAGGGACTCGACAGACACAACTAAAGATTGTGTCACTCAACTCTAACTTGTTACTCATTTATCCTATATAtaccattttttatgaaatatcatttttttttttttattt from Trifolium pratense cultivar HEN17-A07 linkage group LG5, ARS_RC_1.1, whole genome shotgun sequence encodes:
- the LOC123887233 gene encoding elongation factor G-2, chloroplastic, whose protein sequence is MAAESFQVATSSFSTLNASHRRRPTLLSPVRFMSSGMSFPPQQHSRSSQFLGTTTRINSNSSHLGSRRTRRNFSVFAMSVPEDAKRTVPLKDYRNIGIMAHIDAGKTTTTERILFYTGRNYKIGEVHEGTATMDWMEQEQERGITITSAATTTFWDKHRINIIDTPGHVDFTLEVERALRVLDGAICLFDSVAGVEPQSETVWRQADRYGVPRICFVNKMDRLGANFFRTIDMIVTNLGAKPLVLQLPIGAEDSFKGVIDLVRMKAIVWGGEELGAKFSYEDIPADLLDQAQDYRSRLIEAVVELDDEAMENYLEGVEPDEETVKKLIRKGSIAATFVPVLCGSAFKNKGVQPLLDAVVDYLPSPLDVPPMNGTDPENPEATIERIASDDEPFSGLAFKIMSDSFVGSLTFVRVYSGKLSAGSYVLNSNKGKKERIGRLLEMHANSREDVKVALTGDIIALAGLKDTVTGETLCDPESPVVLERMDFPDPVIKIAIEPKTKADIDKMAAGLVKLAQEDPSFHFSRDEEINQTVIEGMGELHLEIIVDRLKREYKVEANVGAPQVNYRESISKTTQVRYVHKKQSGGQGQFADITVRFEPMDPGSGYEFKSEIKGGSVPKEYVPGVVKGLEECMSNGVLAGFPVVDVRAVLVEGTYHDVDSSVLAFQLAARGAFREGMRKAGPRMLEPIMKVEVVTPEEHLGDVIGDLNSRRGQINSFGDKPGGLKVVDAQVPLAEMFQYVSTLRGMTKGRASYSMQLAMFDVVPQHIQNQLATKTQEVAA